The following are encoded together in the Peromyscus leucopus breed LL Stock chromosome 1, UCI_PerLeu_2.1, whole genome shotgun sequence genome:
- the LOC114695910 gene encoding non-histone chromosomal protein HMG-14, with translation MPKRKVSADGAAKAEPKRRSARLSAKPAPAKVDAKPKKAAGKDKPSDKKVQTKGKRGAKGKQAEVADQQTTDVPAENGEAENQSPASEVEEKEAKSD, from the coding sequence ATGCCCAAGAGGAAGGTGAGCGCGGACGGAGCGGCCAAGGCGGAGCCCAAGCGGCGCTCGGCGAGGCTGTCGGCCAAGCCCGCCCCTGCCAAGGTGGACGCGAAGCCGAAGAAGGCCGCGGGAAAGGATAAACCATCAGACAAAAAAGtgcaaacaaaagggaagaggggagcaaaGGGCAAACAGGCGGAGGTGGCTGACCAGCAAACCACAGATGTGCCTGCAGaaaatggagaggctgagaaccagagtccagcctctgaagtcgaagagaaagaagccaagtcCGACTAA